GCAATGAGCAGTAGAGCAGGAGCAAGCGGCAGGGTGATTGTCTTTCGCGTAAAGTCCGCAATCTGCGAGAATGCCGTATTCAATTCCGGAATGTCCTGGCCCCGGAAATACAAGCCTCCGGTCTGCTCTGCGATCTCTTTGAGAGTCTCCTCATCAAGCTTTGTCGTCACGTTGAGATCCCGGAAGAATCCGCCTTCGAGCGTGCCTACCCCAATTGTATGAACGACTACATCCTTCTGGCTTGCGTATGAAATTGCATCATTTGGCCCGACGCCGATATTGCTCTGCCCATCAGTCAGCAGAATGACTGCCTTTGCGTTTTTTGCCTGGCTCAGCAGATTCACTGATGTGATGATTGCGCCTCCAAGGTCAGTTCCTCCAATGTTCCTTATTGCAATGCGCTGTATAGCATTTCCCACCTCTGCTTCCGAATCTGTCATGTCCAATTCAATGAAGCTGGTTCCGGAGAAGGTCACCAGGCCAATGGACGCAGGTGAAACAAGCTTTTGAAAGGCGCCCGCAGCCTCTTTGGCAGCCTCAAGGCGATTCGGCTGCAAGTCTTCGCTCAGCATTGATGATGAGATGTCAATCGCGAGGACAAAATCAAAATTTGGGGCCTCTCCACTGTAGGAATAGATCAGGCCGGAAACTGCCAGCACAAGGCAGGTTAAAGATGTGACCCTTACCGCCAAGGGCACAAGGTTTTTGTACTGAAAGATGCTCAGGAGGGGCTGTTCCTTCTCCATGCGCCGCCTGATCTTTGCCAGGGCCTCAAAGTTGGCGAATTCTATCGCCTTCTGGCTGCTGGAGCGCAGGC
This region of Candidatus Nanoarchaeia archaeon genomic DNA includes:
- a CDS encoding VWA domain-containing protein, with the protein product MAFEFTNPQYLWFFLSIPFLIIVHFVSLRSSSQKAIEFANFEALAKIRRRMEKEQPLLSIFQYKNLVPLAVRVTSLTCLVLAVSGLIYSYSGEAPNFDFVLAIDISSSMLSEDLQPNRLEAAKEAAGAFQKLVSPASIGLVTFSGTSFIELDMTDSEAEVGNAIQRIAIRNIGGTDLGGAIITSVNLLSQAKNAKAVILLTDGQSNIGVGPNDAISYASQKDVVVHTIGVGTLEGGFFRDLNVTTKLDEETLKEIAEQTGGLYFRGQDIPELNTAFSQIADFTRKTITLPLAPALLLIAILLWVFDWLLISTRFRIIP